The sequence TACAAAGCCCCAGGTCTAGATAATAAGCAAAGAAGAAGCTTAGCGGTATTTAATGCTAGTTATGGAGATACTAGAGGGCTTGGCGAAAACCTAAAAACTCATATAATCTCAAATTTAACTAAATCAAGAAAATTTAATATCCTTGATAGAGATAATGGTGGATATTATGAGATGGAAAAGGCCTTAATAGATAGCGGCGATACCAAAAGAGATGAGATTTATAAGCTTAAAAATGTTCTTGGTAGTGATTATCTTATGATTTTTGATATTAAGGCCGCACAAGCTAGAACAAAACAGAGTAATCTAACTGGCCAAAATATCACAAAAGCGGAATTTGCAGTGGATTATCAAGTGATTTTATTTGCCACTAGGGAGGTAAAATATAGCAATACTCTTACAATGAGTGTAAGCGTAAAAGATGATCTAAAATCAAATGAAGCGGCATTCAAAAAAATCGCTGATAAAATCACAAGCGATATATTAAATGCTATTTATCCATTAAAAATCGCTAATGTAAATGGACAAGAAGTGGTATTTACACAAAATTTAAATGTAGGCGAGAGATTTGAGTGCTTTTCTCAAGGCAAAGCTCTAAAAGATAGTTACACCAAACAAAGTACAAGCGATATGAGAGTAGAGAGCAAAGTAGGAGAAGTCGAGATAACAAGAGCTACACCAAAGCTAAGCTATGCTAAAATCATAGATGGCCAAATGAAAGAAGGCTACATTTGTCGTCCATTAGGCGGTGGTTCTGGCCCAGGATATAGCGAAGGTCGTGATGCAAACTACCAATTAAATGATGGCGGCGGCGTGAATTTGGGATTTTAAGCTATTTTACAAACTTTGCGAATTTAAAAAATTGAGTATTAAAAAATTCGCAAAGTTGAGAATTTGAAGTTAATACTTTGCGAATTTACGCAATTGTGCGGAATTTGGCTCTATTTTGAATTTAGCTTATAGAAAATTTTTTGTGTTGTATTTGGTAAATGTCGTTTTCATTTTATAAGCTTTTAGCAAGACGCTTAAAGGGCTCTTTTGATGTTTTCTAGCGTATATTATCATCTCTCCTAAAATACAGCAAAGCCCGAAAATATCATCTGGAATTTCGCTATTTAAATTTAGAT is a genomic window of Campylobacter devanensis containing:
- a CDS encoding CsgG/HfaB family protein, which encodes MKKYLFIFAFLACALNAEVLTHTSTKTAMGEGHGLTREEAINNAIIEAIGKINGVNINSIKKSNTQAISDNSGSNIVDAYSNDISKATKGRADSYEIISTNQDSTGKWVAVVEIKNSKTTKSYKAPGLDNKQRRSLAVFNASYGDTRGLGENLKTHIISNLTKSRKFNILDRDNGGYYEMEKALIDSGDTKRDEIYKLKNVLGSDYLMIFDIKAAQARTKQSNLTGQNITKAEFAVDYQVILFATREVKYSNTLTMSVSVKDDLKSNEAAFKKIADKITSDILNAIYPLKIANVNGQEVVFTQNLNVGERFECFSQGKALKDSYTKQSTSDMRVESKVGEVEITRATPKLSYAKIIDGQMKEGYICRPLGGGSGPGYSEGRDANYQLNDGGGVNLGF